The following proteins are co-located in the Thermus tengchongensis genome:
- a CDS encoding CBS domain-containing protein, protein MKVVELMTPNPDTIGPEATLEEAARRILEKRYGSLPVVDKEGCLLGLLQVEELLPHPENVPFSDVEALQLFGEWVDGEFLEDIYRRYQKTPVKAVMRTDIPRLHPEDPVGKALQTLLTSEVRHLPVVDQGNRVVGILTRSDFLKLILRRR, encoded by the coding sequence ATGAAGGTGGTCGAACTCATGACCCCAAACCCCGACACCATCGGGCCAGAGGCCACCCTCGAGGAAGCCGCCCGGCGCATCCTGGAAAAGCGCTACGGCAGCCTCCCTGTGGTGGACAAGGAGGGGTGCCTCCTGGGGCTTCTCCAGGTGGAGGAACTCCTGCCCCACCCGGAGAACGTCCCCTTCTCGGACGTGGAAGCCTTGCAGCTTTTTGGGGAGTGGGTGGATGGGGAGTTTTTGGAGGATATCTACCGGCGCTACCAGAAAACGCCGGTAAAGGCGGTGATGCGCACGGATATCCCCCGCCTGCATCCCGAGGATCCGGTGGGAAAGGCTTTGCAAACTCTCCTCACCAGCGAGGTGCGCCACCTGCCGGTGGTGGACCAGGGCAATAGGGTGGTGGGCATCCTCACCCGGAGCGACTTCCTCAAGCTCATCCTAAGGAGGCGGTGA
- a CDS encoding rhomboid family intramembrane serine protease, with product MFPLYDLNHARRPAFVVKGLVFFNALAFLWQLSVGLEWSAEAYGFIPALFFQDPWGQGYRLLTSMFLHGSFFHILSNMWFLWVFGDNVEDRMGHGRFFLFYLLGGVAAALVQGLFSPLSTIPMIGASGAVSAVLGAYYVLFPRAYVVSVVFFIFPLFVTFPAGFYLGYWAFLQLLQGLLGLPGVAWWAHLGGFLFGALMARRFAPRWRRW from the coding sequence GTGTTCCCCCTCTACGACCTCAACCACGCCCGCCGGCCCGCTTTCGTGGTCAAGGGCCTGGTGTTCTTTAACGCCTTGGCCTTTCTCTGGCAACTTTCCGTGGGCCTGGAGTGGTCTGCCGAGGCCTACGGTTTTATCCCCGCCTTGTTCTTTCAGGACCCCTGGGGCCAGGGCTACCGCCTCCTCACCAGCATGTTCCTCCACGGGAGCTTTTTTCATATTCTATCCAATATGTGGTTCCTCTGGGTCTTCGGGGACAACGTGGAGGACCGCATGGGCCATGGCCGCTTCTTCCTCTTCTATCTCCTTGGAGGCGTGGCAGCCGCCCTAGTCCAGGGCCTCTTCAGCCCCTTGAGCACCATCCCCATGATCGGGGCCAGCGGGGCGGTGTCTGCGGTCTTGGGGGCCTACTACGTCCTCTTCCCCCGGGCCTATGTGGTCTCCGTGGTCTTCTTCATCTTTCCCCTCTTCGTCACCTTCCCCGCCGGGTTCTACCTGGGCTACTGGGCCTTCCTCCAGCTCCTGCAAGGCCTCTTGGGCCTCCCCGGGGTGGCCTGGTGGGCCCACCTGGGGGGGTTCCTCTTCGGCGCCCTCATGGCCCGGCGCTTTGCCCCCAGGTGGCGGCGCTGGTAA
- a CDS encoding cation:proton antiporter encodes MHPSVEAFALTAGLLALGAALVHRFGFPPLPIYLLTGLWVGGALPVEDLEPLPSLGLLLLLFSVGLEFGPDRLRSLSGKAVRAGFYDGLALPVGFFLGLMAGLDWRGAALLAGVIYVSSSAVIVKLIIDLRRAANPESEVVLGVSVLEDLVVLVLLALLGGQGLSGFLLSLFLATAYLASARLLGPGLVRFMESLSDELVLLLGAAFTTGTALLFQAAGASVGLGAFLAGTLAAALGLRERLERLFGPVRDLGVALFFLVVGAGARDLFQGLTPAVVVLALLGLLVKLPLNHLGGTRAGLSRKRGLYSALYLVPRGEFNLVLGALAQAQGYPLVAQVAVLLVLVSIPLGALLIRFAPDIGRWLYPKGQRAKPAQAKAP; translated from the coding sequence ATGCACCCTTCCGTGGAGGCCTTTGCCCTGACCGCAGGGCTCCTGGCCCTGGGGGCGGCCCTGGTTCACCGCTTTGGCTTCCCTCCCTTGCCCATCTACCTTCTTACGGGCCTCTGGGTGGGCGGGGCCTTGCCTGTGGAGGACCTCGAGCCCCTTCCCTCCCTGGGCCTTCTCCTCCTCCTCTTCTCCGTGGGGCTGGAGTTCGGCCCTGATCGCTTAAGAAGCCTCTCGGGCAAGGCGGTGAGGGCTGGTTTTTACGATGGCCTAGCACTACCCGTGGGCTTTTTCCTGGGGCTCATGGCCGGGCTGGACTGGCGGGGGGCGGCCCTTTTGGCGGGCGTCATCTACGTGAGCTCCAGTGCGGTGATCGTCAAGCTGATCATCGACCTGCGGCGGGCGGCCAACCCGGAAAGCGAGGTGGTCCTGGGAGTATCGGTCCTCGAGGACCTGGTGGTGCTGGTCCTCCTGGCCCTCCTGGGGGGTCAGGGCCTCAGCGGTTTCCTCCTGAGCCTCTTCCTGGCCACCGCTTACTTGGCCTCGGCCCGCCTCCTGGGACCAGGACTGGTGCGCTTCATGGAAAGCCTTTCCGACGAACTGGTCCTCCTCCTAGGAGCGGCCTTCACCACGGGGACCGCCCTCCTCTTCCAGGCGGCGGGGGCTTCGGTGGGGCTGGGGGCTTTTTTGGCAGGGACCCTCGCCGCCGCCTTGGGGTTAAGGGAACGCTTGGAGCGCCTCTTCGGCCCGGTGAGGGACCTGGGGGTGGCCCTCTTCTTCCTGGTGGTGGGCGCAGGGGCCCGGGACCTCTTCCAGGGCCTTACCCCAGCCGTGGTGGTCCTGGCCCTGCTGGGCCTCCTGGTCAAGCTCCCCCTTAACCACCTGGGGGGCACCCGGGCAGGCCTCTCCCGCAAGCGTGGGCTTTACAGCGCCCTCTACCTGGTCCCCAGGGGGGAGTTCAACCTGGTTCTGGGGGCTTTAGCCCAGGCCCAAGGCTATCCTCTGGTGGCCCAGGTGGCAGTACTCTTGGTGCTGGTTTCCATTCCCTTAGGGGCGCTCCTCATCCGCTTTGCCCCGGACATCGGGCGCTGGCTCTACCCTAAGGGTCAAAGGGCAAAGCCTGCCCAGGCCAAGGCCCCCTAA
- a CDS encoding SDH family Clp fold serine proteinase: MEIFFQLFWLFFILSALSPYLQQQMLLGARARKIAELERKRKSRVITLIHRQEAVSFLGIPISRFINIDDSEQVLRAIRLTDKNMPIDLILHTPGGLVLAAEQIAEALLRHPAKVTVFVPHYAMSGGTLIALAADEIVMDENAVLGPVDPQLGQYPAASILKVLEKKPIQEIDDQTLILADVAEKALRQVKATVKSLLMKRMPEEKAEEVATLLSQGTWTHDYPIDVAQAREMGLPVSTEMPLEVYELMDLYPQAQGGKPSVQYVPVPYRHQEPRRP; the protein is encoded by the coding sequence ATGGAGATTTTTTTCCAGCTCTTCTGGCTCTTTTTCATCCTCTCGGCCCTATCTCCCTACTTGCAGCAACAGATGCTCCTGGGGGCCCGGGCCCGCAAGATCGCTGAGCTGGAAAGGAAGCGCAAAAGCCGCGTGATCACCCTCATCCACCGCCAGGAAGCCGTAAGCTTCCTGGGTATCCCCATCAGCCGCTTCATCAACATCGACGACTCGGAGCAAGTTCTAAGGGCCATCCGCCTCACCGACAAGAACATGCCCATTGACCTCATCCTCCACACCCCTGGGGGCCTGGTCCTGGCGGCGGAGCAGATCGCCGAGGCCCTTTTGCGCCACCCGGCCAAGGTCACGGTCTTCGTGCCCCACTACGCCATGTCCGGGGGCACCCTCATTGCCTTAGCCGCAGACGAGATCGTCATGGACGAGAACGCCGTCTTGGGCCCGGTGGACCCCCAGCTCGGCCAGTACCCCGCGGCCAGCATCCTCAAGGTGCTGGAGAAAAAACCCATCCAGGAGATCGACGACCAGACCCTGATCCTGGCGGACGTGGCGGAAAAGGCCCTCAGGCAGGTGAAGGCCACGGTGAAAAGCCTCCTCATGAAGCGCATGCCCGAGGAGAAGGCCGAGGAGGTGGCCACCCTCCTCTCCCAGGGCACCTGGACCCACGACTACCCCATCGACGTGGCCCAGGCCCGGGAGATGGGCCTTCCCGTGAGCACGGAAATGCCCCTCGAGGTCTATGAGCTCATGGACCTCTACCCCCAGGCCCAGGGGGGCAAGCCCAGCGTGCAGTACGTGCCCGTACCCTACCGCCACCAAGAGCCCAGGAGGCCTTAG